The following coding sequences lie in one Silvanigrella aquatica genomic window:
- a CDS encoding KH domain-containing protein — protein sequence MRELIEYVAKSLVDNADKVEINEINGAQTNVIELKVAKEDVGKIIGKSGRTADAIRTILNCGAAKQNKRYILHIIDE from the coding sequence ATGCGGGAATTAATTGAATATGTCGCAAAATCGCTTGTAGACAACGCTGACAAAGTCGAAATTAACGAAATAAATGGAGCTCAAACTAATGTTATTGAGCTTAAAGTAGCTAAAGAAGATGTTGGCAAAATTATTGGTAAAAGCGGGCGTACAGCCGATGCCATTCGAACCATTTTAAATTGTGGTGCTGCAAAACAAAATAAAAGATATATTTTACACATTATCGATGAATAA
- a CDS encoding phosphatase PAP2 family protein, translating to MTSVLKWFNNLSLYITKQNTNILYFVCLAIVFIINIIINIKEPFHIWVEIIGSIIQIAIPMYVLVPILWKKDAEGTKQMLKHLLCILGITWSFKMGLSDVFGINDIRPRGGGMSFPSGHTSGAFSGAVFLAIRYGWKYALIALPLACFVGFSRIFAMAHWPSDVAAAIALCIFTGLCFVRPYKKKI from the coding sequence ATGACCTCAGTATTAAAGTGGTTTAATAATTTAAGTTTATATATAACGAAACAAAACACTAATATTCTGTATTTTGTTTGTCTCGCAATTGTTTTTATCATAAACATAATTATTAATATTAAAGAACCCTTTCATATTTGGGTCGAAATCATAGGCTCCATTATTCAAATTGCCATTCCCATGTATGTTTTAGTCCCCATTTTATGGAAAAAAGATGCAGAAGGTACAAAGCAAATGCTCAAACATTTGCTTTGTATTTTAGGAATCACCTGGTCTTTCAAAATGGGTCTGAGCGATGTTTTTGGAATCAATGACATCCGTCCCCGAGGAGGCGGCATGAGCTTCCCCAGCGGCCATACTTCGGGAGCCTTTTCAGGAGCTGTTTTTTTAGCCATCCGCTACGGATGGAAATACGCCTTAATCGCTCTTCCTCTTGCTTGTTTCGTTGGATTTTCTCGAATTTTCGCCATGGCACATTGGCCAAGCGATGTTGCAGCAGCCATAGCATTATGCATCTTTACGGGACTCTGTTTCGTTAGACCTTACAAAAAGAAAATTTAA
- a CDS encoding FGGY family carbohydrate kinase produces MNNFILAIDEGTTGIQASFFSMNDFSMYGNNKIEFPQIYPRSGLVEHNPNDIWETTLAAIKNAIELTQKSNHEFSINRISAIGITNQRETCLAWNKNTGEIAGNAIVWQDRRTAEFCDSLKNNEIMRKMILRKTGLVCDPYFSASKMRWMIEQYPKAKQWAVAGELALGTVDCYVTWKLTGGQSFVTDHTNACRTMLYNLHLGQYDPELLEVFSIPTHTLPEIKPSMGRFGITKNISCLPDGIPITGILGDQQAALFGQNCVNPGEAKITFGTGAFLLMNTGENIVEADNGLLATVAYSTSQKRVFALEGSAFVAGAAVQFLRDNFGWVKNSAESAELAMSYPRDEEVLFVPSLAGLGAPYWNPQAKGVLFGMTRGTQKSQIIRAVLESIAMQNVQLLRLMEKISKQKIVRVGVDGGASRNDFLMQIQSDILQTTLVRPTNIETTSLGAARAAYVGILEEDVGFIKSEIGKEFEPHMPEALANANLYRWLKAVDCINNFYSSDK; encoded by the coding sequence ATGAATAATTTTATCCTTGCAATAGATGAAGGTACAACTGGAATTCAAGCATCTTTTTTTAGTATGAATGATTTTTCAATGTATGGAAATAATAAAATTGAATTTCCACAAATTTATCCGCGCTCGGGTCTGGTAGAACATAATCCTAACGATATTTGGGAGACGACTTTAGCTGCTATTAAAAATGCCATTGAATTAACTCAAAAATCAAATCATGAATTTAGTATAAATCGTATTTCAGCAATTGGAATCACAAATCAGAGAGAAACATGTCTTGCTTGGAATAAAAATACCGGAGAAATTGCTGGCAATGCTATTGTTTGGCAAGATCGCAGAACGGCAGAATTTTGTGATTCCTTAAAGAATAATGAAATAATGCGTAAAATGATTTTACGCAAAACAGGACTTGTTTGTGATCCTTATTTTAGTGCTTCAAAAATGCGTTGGATGATCGAGCAGTACCCTAAAGCAAAACAATGGGCCGTAGCAGGAGAGTTGGCACTGGGAACTGTGGATTGTTACGTTACCTGGAAACTTACGGGTGGTCAGTCTTTTGTGACAGATCATACCAATGCGTGCAGAACCATGTTGTACAATTTACATTTAGGTCAATATGATCCTGAATTATTAGAAGTCTTTTCAATACCTACTCATACTCTTCCTGAAATAAAACCAAGCATGGGTCGCTTTGGTATCACAAAAAATATTTCGTGTTTGCCAGATGGAATACCCATTACGGGGATTTTAGGAGATCAGCAAGCGGCTCTCTTTGGACAAAATTGTGTGAATCCAGGTGAAGCAAAAATAACCTTTGGAACAGGCGCTTTTTTATTAATGAATACGGGCGAAAATATTGTGGAAGCAGACAATGGTTTATTAGCGACCGTAGCTTATAGCACATCACAAAAGCGTGTATTTGCGTTAGAAGGCTCCGCTTTTGTGGCAGGAGCAGCGGTACAATTTTTACGAGATAATTTTGGTTGGGTAAAAAACTCTGCTGAAAGTGCGGAATTAGCAATGAGTTATCCTAGGGATGAAGAGGTTTTATTTGTGCCCTCTCTAGCGGGTTTGGGGGCGCCTTATTGGAATCCTCAAGCCAAAGGAGTTCTTTTTGGAATGACAAGAGGAACACAAAAATCACAAATTATTCGCGCTGTATTAGAAAGTATTGCCATGCAAAATGTACAATTGTTACGTTTAATGGAGAAAATAAGTAAACAAAAAATTGTGCGTGTAGGAGTCGATGGGGGTGCCTCGCGTAATGATTTTCTTATGCAAATTCAATCAGATATTTTGCAAACAACACTTGTCCGCCCGACAAATATTGAAACTACTTCCTTAGGGGCTGCAAGAGCGGCATATGTTGGTATTCTTGAAGAGGATGTGGGTTTTATCAAATCAGAAATTGGCAAAGAGTTTGAACCTCATATGCCCGAAGCACTAGCTAATGCGAATTTATACCGCTGGCTAAAAGCGGTTGACTGCATTAATAACTTTTATTCCAGTGATAAATAA
- a CDS encoding glutaredoxin domain-containing protein, translating to MAKVLIYTTTICPYCNAAKNLFKSLHVDYDEINLDDKPDLRAKLSMENNGWRTVPMIFINDKFVGGFDDTNKLHKEGELVKLLGIENKNI from the coding sequence TTGGCTAAAGTTTTAATATATACAACAACAATTTGCCCCTACTGCAATGCTGCAAAAAATCTTTTTAAAAGTCTTCATGTTGATTACGATGAAATAAATTTAGACGACAAACCTGACTTAAGAGCAAAACTTTCCATGGAAAACAACGGCTGGCGCACAGTTCCTATGATCTTTATCAATGATAAATTCGTAGGTGGCTTTGATGACACAAATAAACTCCATAAAGAAGGTGAGCTGGTAAAACTTTTGGGGATAGAAAATAAAAATATATAA
- a CDS encoding ArnT family glycosyltransferase translates to MTKTKLQKYSPFHTKLSQSFQWKTHWLWSTLFFFLLLRLFWCINFPMANDEVYYWDWSRHLQLSYVDAPPFVAWISYVGSILFSGSFGARFLLPFIHIGTTIFIILSSKKIAEITHQQFSNETVIAILILTQLAPVFNLEGIILLPDGSLLFGIAGALYFLLKALHENIIKNHNALNIKYGLFFGIFLGISALSKYHALPIAIGFFIGTILLRSFEKSIKDIPFWITTVISAFIISSPVFIWNYLNNFASFHFQSQHGFSGFSFQIKPFLRYLFGSMFYLLPWFFIPLFYFAFKGIQKKSSLKSIHTICILPFFILFFIILFSSLGKQALPHWAMPGFLLLIPAFCVTWKPFTGKYRKIWKKLTFTSIGICILIPSFLSIPLTNQIIVNTFTKIIGNADPLFQAFVWQNLQEDLEKQQNIKIVSAPYQQVNSIENCQNQYRIASLKWYWTSQIAFHFKNQPKVYNFDFNNSSFYTWRDEIFKFAECKFIILGSMDHFNQNEIFKIMNVEEIKEFYLSPYYGETIVYIKGVLKEESTLKQVYAKMKGDIRY, encoded by the coding sequence GTGACTAAAACAAAGCTTCAAAAGTATTCGCCCTTCCACACCAAATTGAGTCAATCATTTCAATGGAAAACTCATTGGCTATGGTCAACTCTTTTCTTTTTTCTATTGCTCCGTTTATTTTGGTGCATCAATTTTCCCATGGCAAATGATGAAGTTTATTATTGGGATTGGTCAAGGCATCTTCAATTAAGTTACGTTGACGCGCCTCCTTTTGTGGCATGGATTTCATATGTAGGAAGCATATTATTTTCAGGATCCTTCGGTGCTCGGTTTTTACTGCCCTTTATTCATATTGGAACAACAATTTTTATAATACTCAGTTCAAAGAAAATTGCTGAAATAACCCACCAACAATTTTCAAACGAAACCGTTATTGCCATACTCATTTTAACACAACTTGCTCCCGTATTTAATTTAGAAGGAATTATTTTATTACCAGATGGATCATTATTATTTGGAATTGCAGGTGCATTATATTTTTTACTTAAAGCGTTACATGAAAATATCATAAAAAATCATAATGCGCTTAACATAAAATATGGTTTATTTTTTGGAATATTTCTAGGCATCTCTGCTCTTTCAAAATATCATGCTCTTCCTATAGCTATTGGTTTTTTTATAGGAACGATTTTATTAAGAAGCTTCGAAAAATCTATTAAAGATATTCCATTTTGGATTACCACAGTCATTTCGGCATTCATTATTTCAAGTCCCGTTTTTATTTGGAATTACTTAAATAATTTCGCTTCATTTCACTTTCAAAGTCAACATGGCTTTTCTGGTTTTTCATTTCAAATAAAACCATTTTTACGCTATTTATTTGGCTCAATGTTTTATTTATTACCTTGGTTTTTTATTCCACTCTTTTACTTTGCCTTTAAAGGTATTCAAAAAAAATCCTCTTTAAAATCTATTCATACTATATGCATTTTACCTTTTTTTATTTTATTTTTTATAATTTTATTTTCTTCACTTGGAAAACAAGCTTTGCCTCATTGGGCAATGCCAGGATTTCTTTTATTAATTCCCGCATTTTGTGTAACATGGAAACCATTCACAGGTAAATATAGAAAAATTTGGAAAAAACTTACTTTTACATCAATTGGAATCTGTATTTTAATACCTTCTTTTTTAAGTATTCCTTTAACAAACCAAATTATTGTGAACACTTTTACAAAAATTATAGGCAATGCTGACCCTTTATTTCAGGCATTTGTTTGGCAAAATTTACAAGAGGATCTTGAAAAACAACAAAATATAAAAATAGTGAGTGCACCCTATCAGCAAGTCAATTCCATTGAAAACTGTCAAAATCAATATAGAATTGCATCGTTAAAATGGTACTGGACATCACAAATAGCCTTTCACTTTAAAAATCAACCTAAGGTATATAATTTTGATTTTAATAATTCTTCATTTTATACTTGGCGTGATGAAATTTTTAAATTTGCAGAATGTAAATTTATTATATTAGGAAGCATGGATCATTTTAATCAAAATGAGATTTTTAAAATCATGAATGTAGAAGAAATTAAAGAATTTTATTTATCTCCCTATTATGGAGAAACAATTGTTTATATTAAAGGTGTATTAAAAGAAGAATCAACATTAAAGCAAGTTTATGCAAAAATGAAAGGCGATATCCGCTACTAA
- a CDS encoding adenosine kinase — MIQNSFFSTEQFRHVFDVVSIENALVDLLVRANDSDLKSFGMTKGVMQLVDEETQKNVLRNLGNAKPEVELGGSASNAIRGLAVLGAKTSYSSTVGNDEYGKAFAQRMTELGITNRLSTVEGVHTGTCLVVVTPDGERTLNTYLGACRSYRPSFVPFDDIVQSKIFFSTGYMLDTQDQIDALDAAFKHALQNDVKIAFDVADPFVIKRHGQRTMLKLLEKTHLVFLNAEEARILLEMSPEQAALELAKTIELVVVKDGEKGAYIAHDENVIFIPAKKIEVADTTGAGDMFAGGFMFGLCRGLTYEQCGQIATLLASDTVSYMGVRLSSNIRSQVEAIIR, encoded by the coding sequence ATGATTCAAAATTCTTTTTTTTCTACAGAGCAATTTAGGCATGTGTTTGATGTCGTTTCTATTGAAAATGCGTTGGTAGATCTTCTTGTCCGCGCGAATGATTCCGATTTAAAATCTTTTGGAATGACTAAAGGTGTAATGCAGCTTGTGGATGAAGAAACACAAAAAAATGTGCTTAGAAATCTTGGCAATGCCAAACCAGAGGTGGAATTAGGAGGCAGTGCATCCAATGCCATTCGAGGATTAGCTGTATTAGGAGCTAAAACAAGCTATAGCAGTACGGTTGGAAATGACGAATATGGTAAAGCTTTTGCGCAAAGAATGACCGAATTAGGCATTACCAATAGACTTTCTACAGTAGAAGGTGTGCATACGGGAACTTGCTTAGTTGTTGTTACGCCCGATGGGGAAAGAACTTTAAACACCTATCTTGGAGCTTGTCGCAGTTATCGGCCTAGTTTCGTTCCTTTTGATGATATTGTGCAATCAAAAATCTTTTTTTCAACAGGCTATATGCTTGATACTCAAGATCAAATCGATGCTCTTGATGCAGCTTTTAAGCATGCTCTACAAAATGATGTGAAAATTGCGTTTGATGTCGCTGATCCCTTTGTTATCAAGCGTCATGGTCAAAGAACCATGCTTAAATTGTTAGAAAAAACTCATTTGGTCTTTTTGAATGCTGAGGAAGCCCGCATTTTACTTGAAATGTCCCCTGAACAGGCTGCTTTGGAACTAGCTAAAACAATTGAGCTTGTTGTTGTGAAGGACGGAGAAAAGGGAGCATATATTGCCCATGATGAAAATGTGATATTTATACCTGCAAAAAAAATAGAAGTTGCCGATACTACAGGAGCGGGGGATATGTTTGCAGGAGGATTCATGTTTGGCCTCTGTAGGGGTCTAACCTATGAACAGTGCGGACAAATAGCTACTCTTTTGGCTTCTGATACGGTTTCCTATATGGGAGTAAGGCTATCCTCAAATATCCGTTCGCAAGTAGAAGCTATTATAAGATAA
- a CDS encoding TonB-dependent receptor plug domain-containing protein: MQKSFLLIFIFLFSHFRSFSQNTQQDKVQTVDGIALEGMVKALGSSAPIPDALVIDLGNKENNTQTNKKGYFSFKVTKSSKGILIRADNYQDLNINIENGKLTLSSPFSMEPSADYNTYGIIRAKQKDEISQNSFQQEELSHLPGTGGDAVKALQTLPSVLPANVGSADVVVRGGLPGDNSYFYDDLLLPIIFHFGGAETIIPPRMIESMDFYPGAFSARYSDTIGGVIQLRSPGNIPSRFSGEFELGLVQSGVYLEGNAFSSHENNAKLTDASTSTEVNTTHNNNVTNTTHNTVANEKENDGIGYRVGFRRTYLELYKPLIQKLSNNTSVFTVPQATDYQIILNGNHSNGTWQAYLLGAVDSASLSAPIGNSTTSSGQNSFSFYNAMELTGLRYSLNLSNGYGLRFVVEQRYFIWQQNILGDVVDAKSQLYGIGVILDKKVNEDLSFSVGVRPKYAYDQVGFNVVQYPSGDPTVYFDPELAPRTNDTIKASKYYADSFIDISYSPIKSIKINPGINVLKGPTSTQQALDPRIGVRFDFMKGQTLKFAWGYYSQQPAVQFTIPVYGNPNLELERSQQYVLGHESKFLENYSTDTQLWYKTSQNLTGPAVSNANNKYENSIQSRARGVEVFIKKKASDFWFGWVSYGYSIAEQRDPGSGIWRYSAYDRRHSLNIVYGQKITGRWNVGTRIQYISGSPYSSVPGGTYNQNTGAYEPTADGNTYLINKNDARNPYYMEVDFRTEYDFYFSDWKLTTYLDILNLFNRSNVAYTTYNRDYSNTVQVYGLPLIPSLGVIAKF, encoded by the coding sequence ATGCAAAAAAGTTTTTTGCTTATTTTTATTTTTTTATTTAGTCATTTTAGATCTTTTTCTCAAAATACCCAACAGGATAAAGTTCAGACTGTAGATGGCATAGCCTTGGAAGGGATGGTGAAGGCACTAGGTAGCTCAGCACCTATTCCAGATGCCCTTGTTATAGATTTGGGCAATAAAGAAAATAATACGCAGACAAATAAAAAAGGATATTTTTCTTTTAAGGTAACAAAAAGCTCTAAAGGGATTTTGATTCGTGCTGATAATTATCAAGATTTAAATATTAATATTGAAAATGGAAAATTAACTCTGAGTTCGCCCTTTTCAATGGAACCTTCTGCAGATTATAATACCTATGGGATTATCCGTGCAAAACAAAAAGATGAAATTTCACAAAATTCTTTTCAGCAAGAAGAATTATCCCATTTGCCAGGTACAGGTGGTGATGCCGTCAAAGCATTGCAAACACTGCCATCGGTGTTACCCGCAAATGTAGGAAGTGCTGATGTCGTTGTGCGCGGAGGATTGCCTGGAGATAATTCCTATTTTTATGACGATTTGCTTCTACCCATTATTTTTCACTTTGGGGGTGCAGAAACAATTATCCCTCCTCGGATGATTGAGTCTATGGATTTTTATCCCGGTGCTTTTAGTGCGAGGTATTCTGATACCATTGGAGGCGTCATTCAATTAAGAAGTCCGGGAAATATTCCTTCTAGATTTTCCGGTGAATTTGAACTGGGATTAGTTCAATCAGGAGTTTATTTAGAGGGAAATGCTTTTTCTAGTCATGAGAATAATGCTAAATTAACAGATGCTTCTACCTCTACCGAGGTAAATACAACTCATAATAATAACGTAACAAATACAACTCATAATACTGTAGCTAATGAAAAAGAAAATGATGGTATCGGTTATCGGGTTGGATTTCGCCGCACTTATTTAGAATTATACAAGCCATTAATTCAGAAGTTATCTAATAATACAAGTGTTTTTACAGTGCCCCAAGCAACAGACTATCAAATTATTTTAAATGGAAATCACTCTAATGGCACTTGGCAAGCGTATTTATTAGGGGCTGTTGATAGCGCTTCATTATCAGCTCCTATTGGAAATAGCACCACGTCTTCAGGTCAAAATTCGTTTAGCTTTTATAATGCTATGGAATTGACAGGATTGCGTTATAGTCTAAATTTAAGCAATGGATATGGACTTCGTTTCGTTGTTGAACAACGTTACTTTATATGGCAACAAAATATATTAGGAGATGTTGTTGATGCGAAAAGCCAATTATATGGTATAGGTGTTATATTAGATAAAAAAGTAAACGAAGATTTGTCTTTTTCTGTAGGTGTGAGACCAAAATATGCCTATGATCAAGTAGGTTTTAATGTTGTGCAATATCCCAGTGGCGATCCCACTGTTTACTTTGATCCCGAATTGGCACCGCGTACCAATGACACGATTAAGGCATCAAAATATTATGCTGATTCTTTTATAGATATTAGTTATTCTCCTATTAAAAGTATAAAAATAAATCCCGGTATAAATGTTTTAAAAGGTCCCACTTCGACACAACAAGCCCTTGATCCTCGCATTGGTGTTCGTTTCGATTTTATGAAGGGGCAGACTTTAAAATTTGCTTGGGGTTATTATAGTCAACAACCAGCTGTGCAATTTACTATTCCTGTTTATGGTAATCCTAATTTAGAGCTAGAACGCAGTCAGCAATATGTATTAGGTCACGAATCTAAATTTTTAGAAAATTACAGCACAGATACTCAACTTTGGTATAAGACAAGTCAAAATTTAACAGGACCCGCTGTGAGTAATGCAAATAACAAATATGAGAATTCCATTCAGTCACGTGCACGAGGAGTGGAAGTTTTTATTAAGAAAAAAGCTTCTGATTTTTGGTTTGGTTGGGTCAGTTATGGTTACAGTATTGCGGAGCAAAGAGATCCGGGAAGTGGTATTTGGCGTTATTCGGCCTATGACAGAAGGCATTCCTTAAATATCGTTTACGGACAAAAAATCACCGGCCGCTGGAATGTAGGAACGCGCATTCAATATATTTCAGGATCTCCTTACAGTTCTGTCCCTGGTGGTACATATAATCAAAATACAGGTGCCTATGAACCAACAGCCGATGGCAATACTTATTTGATAAATAAAAATGATGCTCGCAATCCCTATTATATGGAAGTGGACTTTAGAACGGAATATGATTTTTATTTTTCCGATTGGAAGCTCACCACATATTTGGATATTTTAAATTTATTTAATAGAAGTAACGTTGCTTATACGACTTACAATCGAGATTATTCAAATACTGTTCAGGTTTATGGACTGCCTCTAATTCCTTCATTAGGGGTTATTGCAAAGTTTTAA
- the tkt gene encoding transketolase: MFLKFVSDHKKDLENIALAVRILGMDAVLKAKSGHVGLPLGGAEMGALLYFVTMNHSPTNPQWIDRDRFILSAGHGSMLQYSLLHLAGYNLSKEEIIQFRQLGSKTAGHPEYGHTEGVECTTGPLGQGISHAVGMALAERMLAAKFNEPQHELIDHRTYVIAGDGCLMEGVSSEASSFAGHLKLNKLIVLYDANNITIDGIIDISFTENVGKRYESYGWNILQADGNDFVSLAKAMDKAYENSNFPNGETGPTLIICKGIPGKGSPKWEGKPKIHGNPMSADDVIDAKKHLGIDNTEPFYIPDYCIASAAKIISFRSEKSKNWLNQFNETKAHWESKNPEKLNLWNQHFNNNEVIHLNPESWKIAKGKMATRIASGKALCELALNNPKLVGGSADLAGSNLTTLPFSSFVNAKDFSGRNIHFGVREHGMAAICNGITLHGGLQAYCATFAVFSDYMRPAIRLAALMKIPTLFILTHDSYAVGEDGPTHQPIEHAASLRAIPDLNVYRPADALETFVAWEKSVQCKNKPSALLLTRQDLEDLDTNSATPRSLEQVQDGFIKGAYILKDFSNSNDKAQKIVLIAAGSEVSLALQAAQQLESKSFTTTQVDNITLNVRVVSSPSPQLLVEHPVTLNHFLPKELPLFAIEAGSPQSWGEIVGRSGAIFGIKSFGASAPAGELAKHFGFVPEKIVTFVLNQLHLR, translated from the coding sequence ATGTTTTTGAAATTTGTTTCTGACCATAAAAAAGATTTAGAAAATATAGCCCTTGCCGTCCGCATTCTAGGTATGGATGCTGTGTTAAAGGCAAAATCAGGTCATGTTGGATTGCCTTTGGGGGGCGCTGAAATGGGCGCCCTCCTTTATTTTGTAACAATGAATCATTCACCCACAAATCCCCAATGGATCGATCGCGACAGATTTATTCTCTCAGCGGGTCATGGAAGTATGCTGCAATATTCTTTGTTGCATCTTGCCGGCTACAATTTATCAAAAGAAGAAATTATTCAATTTAGACAACTAGGCAGCAAAACAGCGGGACATCCCGAATACGGTCACACCGAAGGCGTAGAATGCACCACGGGTCCTCTAGGACAAGGAATTTCACATGCCGTAGGAATGGCTCTTGCCGAAAGAATGCTCGCTGCTAAATTCAACGAACCACAGCATGAATTGATCGATCACAGAACATATGTGATTGCAGGTGATGGCTGCTTAATGGAAGGCGTAAGTTCGGAAGCTTCTAGCTTTGCAGGCCATTTAAAACTCAATAAATTAATCGTACTTTATGATGCGAACAATATAACAATTGACGGAATTATAGATATTTCATTTACTGAAAATGTGGGTAAAAGATACGAATCCTATGGATGGAATATTTTACAAGCAGATGGCAATGATTTTGTTTCTTTAGCAAAAGCAATGGATAAAGCTTATGAAAATTCTAATTTTCCCAACGGAGAAACGGGACCAACATTAATTATATGTAAAGGTATTCCTGGAAAAGGTTCTCCAAAATGGGAAGGAAAGCCAAAAATTCATGGCAATCCTATGAGCGCTGATGACGTAATCGACGCTAAAAAGCATTTAGGAATTGACAATACAGAGCCTTTTTATATTCCTGATTATTGCATTGCTTCTGCAGCAAAAATCATTTCATTCCGTTCTGAAAAATCTAAAAATTGGCTCAATCAATTTAACGAAACAAAAGCCCATTGGGAAAGCAAAAATCCTGAAAAATTAAATTTATGGAATCAGCATTTTAATAATAACGAAGTGATTCATTTAAACCCTGAATCTTGGAAAATCGCAAAGGGTAAAATGGCAACGCGCATAGCAAGCGGAAAAGCACTTTGTGAACTTGCGTTAAATAATCCCAAATTAGTGGGTGGCTCAGCTGATTTAGCAGGAAGTAACTTAACCACGTTACCTTTCTCCAGTTTCGTAAATGCAAAAGACTTTTCAGGACGTAATATCCATTTTGGCGTGCGCGAACATGGCATGGCCGCTATTTGCAACGGCATCACATTACACGGCGGACTCCAGGCTTATTGCGCAACTTTCGCTGTTTTCTCAGATTATATGCGACCTGCCATCAGACTCGCCGCTCTTATGAAAATTCCAACCTTATTTATTTTAACTCATGACAGCTATGCTGTAGGCGAAGATGGCCCCACACACCAACCTATTGAACACGCCGCATCGCTGAGAGCCATTCCCGATCTCAACGTATACCGTCCCGCCGATGCTCTTGAAACCTTTGTCGCTTGGGAAAAATCCGTTCAGTGTAAAAACAAACCTAGCGCCTTGCTGCTTACAAGGCAAGATTTAGAAGATCTCGATACAAATTCAGCAACACCTCGTTCGCTGGAACAGGTTCAAGATGGATTTATAAAGGGCGCTTACATACTAAAAGATTTTTCAAACAGCAACGATAAAGCTCAAAAAATTGTTTTAATTGCCGCAGGAAGTGAAGTTTCCTTAGCTCTTCAAGCAGCTCAGCAATTAGAAAGTAAAAGTTTTACAACGACTCAAGTCGATAACATCACACTAAATGTGCGAGTTGTAAGTTCACCATCGCCGCAACTTTTGGTCGAACATCCTGTGACTTTAAATCATTTCTTACCTAAAGAACTGCCTTTATTTGCCATCGAAGCAGGCTCACCTCAAAGCTGGGGTGAAATTGTGGGTCGCAGTGGAGCTATTTTTGGAATCAAATCCTTTGGAGCATCTGCTCCCGCCGGAGAACTTGCAAAACATTTTGGATTTGTTCCTGAAAAAATTGTTACGTTTGTACTTAACCAATTACATTTAAGGTAA